Genomic segment of Drosophila takahashii strain IR98-3 E-12201 chromosome X, DtakHiC1v2, whole genome shotgun sequence:
TGATAATTTCTACAAAGTATTAAATTGGTATTTAATTCCTAATGACATAAATACAAAAGTAAACATTACTTGAAttgattgaatttaatatatgttctGGTAATTTGGATGAGGGTTTCTGCAAAAATGTATGAACTTATACGGGTTTCTacagtaataaataaattcaaataatttaaacataataacactttattttgtttaatttttttaaaaattctgcaGTTATTTTAGGTCTGCTGGCTCCATCTACCTTTGAAGTACTAAGACAAAAGGCcctctatatttaaatatacaaactCTTTGGGTGTATGAATTCGCTAGATATGGTAGGTGTCCTCGCTAACTGCCACTGCACAGTGGGGAAAAATGGTTACTTTTTGgaataaactaaaattatagtttatattataataatgaaGACAATACCGAAAATTCAGAATATATGCCAAATAAagcataataatatttatattacttgcaAGTAAGTTTCCTATCCTTCACTTTTTCTTtcctattttcacttttccatttccagttGAGCAAAAAATTGGACATCGATTTTTGGAAGACTTAATAACGACTATTATATCTAATGAATTATGAATTCGCGAAATGCACTTAAAAATCAGCTAGAAATAGCCCGAAATGAGCGCTGAAAGGGGAGAACTTCCCTTAAATTATTGAGTAATTATAGATTTGAACGTGGAAATGGGGTCAGTTGAGGGAACCGCTCCACCTGTTGTGCCTCCTCCGCCAATCGGCCTCCTGGCGGACTTAATCACCTGCGAACCGTCGACAGTAAAGGTAACGAAACTTTCATTATGGACAGCGGACCCACtgatgccacgcccaccgccgccgccttcCGGCTGGTGCTGCTCAGCAAATCGAATCCCGTGATGGGCTGCTACATGTTCTGGGCCAGTCTGCTGGTCCTCAAGATGCTCCTCATGTCGCTGCTCACGGCCCGCCAGCGGATGAAGACCAAGACCTTTGCCAATCCGGAGGATTTGCGCATCAGCCGGAGTCCGGAGGTGCGATTCGGGGATCCCAATGTGGAGCGAGTGCGACGGTAGGTGATAATACTGAAAAAAGTTGGAAGTTTAACATGTTATTtggatgtatgtatgtattttatatCAATTCAAAATATTACCTTAACGAGTAGatcctgaagaattcgcgttgcTCAACGTTAAATAATTCTTAATATTCAAATGTTATAAGTTTATTATGCTATTTGGATGTACgtattttatatcaattaaaaatattatctgaACGAGTAGatcctgaagaattcgcggttttgaATGTTAGAGAATTTTTAGTGTTTAACTTATAAATAAGAACGCATATTTATGTAGTTAAAGTCTCCaagatttttaatactttgaatttatttcaattaaaaatattacctgAACGAGTAGATcttaaagaattcgcggttttaaagaaagattgatatattaaagaatacttgatatatttgttttacGAGAACTGAAAAAAGTTTGaagtttatatgtattttatatcaatgaaaaatattatctgAACGAGTAGATcccaaagaattcgcggttgtcAACGCTAAAGAATTCCTAATTTAAATCTACTATATTATCTTATTGCAGGGCCCATCGCAACGACTTGGAGAACATTCTGCCCTTCCTCCTGATGTCGCTGGTCTACGTGGCCAGCGGACCGAATCCCCTGACCGCCCGTCTGCTCATCCGCATCGGAGCCAGCGCCCGGCTGCTCCACACGGTGGTCTACGCCGTAATCCCGGTTCCGCAACCGGCCAGAGCCCTGACCTTCTTCACCACCTTCGCGATTACCTGCTTCGAGGCGGGCTACGTACTCATCCGCTGTATCAAGTACATTTAGACCTTACACTTAGTCAGCTAACTAGTCACCCTTTTTTAGCATAATTAACCGCACCAGTGATGTCGGATTTAAAGGTCTAGGTACAGATTTAGGTACAtagttttacaaattaaaatttaaaattatacaaaaattggATATCATTTCATGTTCTATATGTTTTTGCTATTACTTTGAACTAAAATATCTTATATCCTATTTTAATGTCTAGAAActagaaataatttaaaaaatcttttgataaatacaatattttctaGATTAAATCAAGGAGTTTTAggatacacattttttttttaactaattatttattacaaatcatataaattcgaaatttaaggatttttttcTCTATATAGAGGTAGTTTGAAATAATAGTGTACCACAGCTTAGCTACCCCGAAATGGGTAAAATAGAGTTATTGCTGCACAGCACCTTGGATATTCGGTTCGACGCAATTCGTAACCAGTTTGGTCGCATGTCTATGATCTCCGCATTGAGTGCTGATTGCTGAGTGCTGCTGCGAGTTAATCATTCG
This window contains:
- the LOC108054265 gene encoding microsomal glutathione S-transferase 1; this encodes MDSGPTDATPTAAAFRLVLLSKSNPVMGCYMFWASLLVLKMLLMSLLTARQRMKTKTFANPEDLRISRSPEVRFGDPNVERVRRAHRNDLENILPFLLMSLVYVASGPNPLTARLLIRIGASARLLHTVVYAVIPVPQPARALTFFTTFAITCFEAGYVLIRCIKYI